One window from the genome of Dolosigranulum savutiense encodes:
- a CDS encoding glycoside hydrolase family 125 protein, whose amino-acid sequence MTKRELPKEVEVFMAEINDLASDHPEWLDIFNHNFLDTLQNTVRRQDNGTTYVLTGDIPAMWLRDSTAQIRPYLFLANRSEDIRDLIKGVIERHFQMISIDPYANAFNEAPNNAGHQTDQTEMRPIVWERKYEIDSLAYPVQLAYLYWQETNDTSIFNTTFLNGLQAIIETWEVEQNHENSPYRFERDTWRDADTLVNGGLGTPVAETGMTWSGFRPSDDRCEYHYLVPSNMFAVAVLGYAQQILTEAYPEKQDVLSRTTALKEAIDAGIREYAIVQNKAGDDIYAFEVDGLGHYTIEDDANIPNLISAPYLGYTTIDDALYQRTRETMYSSENRYYYEGTAASGIGSEHTPPDYIWHMALAMRGLTSSDKAEKKAMLDLMVATDADMKAMHEGFHKDDPTQYTREWFSWPNMLFIELMLDYYGYKLKGAEV is encoded by the coding sequence ATGACGAAACGAGAATTACCCAAAGAAGTAGAGGTATTCATGGCGGAGATTAATGATCTAGCCAGTGATCATCCCGAGTGGTTAGATATTTTTAATCATAATTTTTTAGATACATTACAAAATACTGTGCGGCGTCAGGATAATGGGACGACTTATGTGTTAACAGGCGATATTCCGGCCATGTGGTTGCGCGACTCAACCGCACAAATCCGACCATACTTATTCTTAGCCAATCGCTCAGAAGATATTAGAGATCTGATTAAAGGAGTGATTGAACGTCATTTTCAAATGATTAGCATCGATCCATATGCAAATGCGTTCAATGAAGCCCCCAATAACGCCGGGCATCAGACGGATCAGACTGAAATGAGACCGATTGTCTGGGAACGTAAGTATGAGATCGATTCGCTTGCTTATCCGGTGCAACTTGCTTATTTGTATTGGCAAGAAACGAATGATACGAGTATTTTTAATACCACTTTTTTAAATGGGTTGCAAGCTATTATTGAGACATGGGAAGTGGAACAAAATCATGAGAATTCACCGTATCGTTTTGAGCGAGATACTTGGCGTGATGCAGATACACTGGTGAATGGAGGGTTAGGGACACCTGTTGCTGAAACGGGCATGACGTGGAGTGGTTTCCGTCCCAGTGATGACCGTTGTGAGTATCATTACTTAGTGCCGTCTAATATGTTCGCAGTTGCGGTATTAGGTTATGCACAGCAAATATTGACAGAAGCTTATCCAGAAAAACAGGACGTGTTGAGTCGGACAACAGCATTGAAAGAAGCCATTGATGCGGGGATTAGAGAGTATGCAATTGTTCAAAATAAAGCAGGTGACGATATTTATGCTTTCGAAGTGGATGGGTTAGGACACTATACGATTGAGGATGATGCCAATATTCCAAATCTCATCTCAGCTCCTTATCTGGGTTATACAACAATTGATGATGCGCTCTATCAACGGACGCGTGAGACAATGTACAGTTCAGAAAACAGATATTATTATGAAGGAACGGCAGCTAGCGGAATTGGTTCTGAACATACCCCACCGGATTATATTTGGCATATGGCGTTAGCGATGCGGGGGTTAACTAGCTCCGATAAAGCAGAGAAAAAAGCGATGTTAGATTTAATGGTCGCAACGGATGCCGATATGAAAGCAATGCATGAAGGATTTCATAAAGATGATCCAACGCAATATACGCGTGAATGGTTCTCATGGCCCAATATGTTATTTATTGAATTGATGTTAGATTACTATGGCTATAAATTGAAAGGAGCGGA
- a CDS encoding ABC transporter permease subunit — MAQDVANTSRVAPPENVKKTFKERLKQAGSNWQLYVMIFPVVLYFFVFAYIPMYGVQIAFKRYMPIHGIWGSPWVGLQHFERFFNSYYAWDLIWNTISLSLYQLIAGFPAPIILALAFNEMKDGFYKKFVQTVTYAPHFISVVVIVGMITSFLSPSSGIINVFLNKLGFESYAFMEDPRWFRSIYVWSGVWQSTGYGTVIYLAALSGVDTQLHEAATIDGASRLQRLWHINLPVLVPTMVILLIMNFGGIMEVGFEKVLLMQNPLNLATSNVISTFTYQTGLLEAQYSYAAAIGLFNAAINSTMLLLVNWISGKLSDTQLI, encoded by the coding sequence ATGGCACAAGATGTGGCAAACACTTCGAGGGTAGCACCTCCAGAAAATGTAAAGAAAACGTTCAAAGAACGTCTAAAGCAAGCAGGTAGCAATTGGCAATTATATGTAATGATTTTCCCGGTTGTTTTATACTTCTTTGTATTCGCCTACATACCGATGTACGGCGTGCAGATTGCATTCAAGCGGTATATGCCGATTCACGGAATTTGGGGGAGTCCTTGGGTAGGGCTTCAACATTTCGAACGGTTCTTCAATTCTTATTATGCATGGGATTTGATTTGGAATACGATCAGTTTAAGTTTATACCAATTGATTGCAGGTTTCCCAGCACCTATTATTTTGGCATTAGCCTTTAATGAGATGAAAGATGGCTTCTATAAGAAGTTTGTTCAGACAGTTACTTACGCCCCACACTTTATTTCGGTCGTAGTTATTGTTGGGATGATTACGTCTTTCTTATCACCATCATCAGGGATTATCAATGTCTTCTTAAATAAATTAGGGTTTGAATCCTATGCCTTTATGGAAGATCCACGATGGTTCCGATCAATCTACGTGTGGTCAGGTGTATGGCAAAGTACAGGATATGGAACGGTTATATATCTAGCAGCTTTATCTGGTGTTGATACGCAGTTGCACGAAGCAGCAACGATCGATGGAGCTTCAAGATTACAACGTTTATGGCATATTAACTTGCCAGTACTGGTACCAACGATGGTGATCTTACTAATTATGAACTTCGGGGGAATTATGGAAGTTGGTTTCGAGAAGGTTCTTTTAATGCAGAATCCACTGAACTTAGCAACATCTAATGTTATCTCGACGTTTACTTACCAAACCGGTCTATTGGAAGCACAATATAGTTATGCGGCAGCGATTGGACTATTCAATGCAGCGATTAACTCAACGATGCTTCTCTTAGTGAACTGGATTTCCGGTAAGCTGAGCGATACCCAACTTATTTAG
- a CDS encoding carbohydrate ABC transporter permease yields MADSLASSQPQNSLIKESLGDRIFLVCVYIFVTLALIVTLYPLIYILSASMSDPAAVRTGRMVLWPVDVTLQGYRVILQNSSLWRGYYNTIIYTVVGTSINLLLTIPAGYVLSREDFQLRGFVTKMMVITMFISGGMIPTYILVNNLGITNTMWALVLPGAASVYNIVITRVFMKTTIPDELTEAAVMDGANNFKIFTAVVLPLSKPIIAVMALFYGIGHWNNFFNALLYLDDRSLYPLQMVLREILVLQDLASNPDIISEEQALYAHSQQQLAAVMKYGVMVVATAPVIMVYPFLQKYFVKGVMLGSIKG; encoded by the coding sequence ATGGCAGATTCACTAGCAAGTAGTCAACCTCAAAATAGTTTAATTAAAGAATCGCTGGGTGATCGTATATTTCTCGTTTGTGTGTATATTTTTGTCACACTTGCCTTAATTGTCACCTTGTACCCGTTAATTTATATCTTAAGTGCATCGATGTCGGATCCAGCTGCTGTTCGAACAGGTCGAATGGTCTTGTGGCCGGTTGATGTGACCTTACAAGGCTACCGCGTTATTCTACAAAACTCGAGCTTATGGCGTGGATACTATAACACAATTATCTATACAGTCGTTGGGACCAGTATCAACCTGTTGCTGACTATTCCAGCAGGTTATGTCTTATCACGAGAAGATTTTCAATTAAGAGGATTTGTAACAAAGATGATGGTAATTACGATGTTCATTAGTGGGGGTATGATCCCGACGTATATCTTAGTGAATAATTTAGGGATTACGAATACAATGTGGGCACTGGTCTTACCCGGCGCAGCATCTGTTTACAATATTGTCATTACACGGGTCTTCATGAAGACAACGATTCCTGATGAATTGACAGAAGCAGCTGTAATGGATGGAGCCAACAACTTCAAGATTTTTACAGCAGTTGTCTTACCACTCTCAAAACCAATTATTGCAGTAATGGCTTTGTTCTATGGAATTGGACATTGGAATAACTTCTTCAATGCCTTGCTATACCTAGATGATCGTTCCCTTTACCCACTACAGATGGTATTGCGCGAAATCTTGGTCTTGCAAGACTTAGCAAGTAATCCCGATATTATTTCAGAGGAACAAGCTCTCTATGCTCACTCACAACAGCAATTAGCAGCTGTCATGAAGTATGGGGTCATGGTCGTTGCGACCGCACCGGTTATTATGGTCTATCCATTCTTACAAAAATACTTCGTAAAAGGCGTTATGTTAGGATCCATTAAAGGCTAA
- a CDS encoding ABC transporter substrate-binding protein has protein sequence MFKKNGKLVAGLLLSTGLLVACSGGSGAPESSAGTAESETSEGVAQEGLPIVEDQLELTLMAPSTGTEWSDMPALQEYEGMTNIALKYNNPPLSDFETRFNLSFASGELPDFYLAPTGALTPAMEVDYGTQGLLLPLNDLIDNYAPNLKQILEERPDARQSITTPDGNIYALPTISEEYSAAWVTGPIWYNGEWLDALDAEVPKTLDEFYDLLVRFRDDDPNGNGEQDEIPLSGSDGMTYLRQYLVPSFGIKKFDMEEKDGEVRYAPASEDAREYYKFMNKLYEEKLLDQEVFSQSGDQKKAKGESDRLGVYHDWFSYFTSGKEEEEAVTDPMFHPLTSEWQAEPLAPIKTGITRSTAAITTANEHPEATMRWLDGLYDPEIANLMSVGPEGHVWELDDNGKRQYTEAAKGDVEEVRSKVAPNYGLEFPGYHQDKEDYDGPDLTIGDEENPFLTFVKQETADKIDPYGEVPLPDLYLSQEEIDKTQAIIGDLETFIEQEEAKFITGQKDINDDAVWEQYLQEIESMGLDTLVEAYQAAYNRWVEAGEQIN, from the coding sequence ATGTTCAAAAAAAATGGTAAGTTAGTTGCAGGTTTACTTCTATCTACGGGATTGCTCGTAGCGTGTAGTGGGGGATCTGGTGCACCAGAGTCATCAGCAGGAACTGCTGAATCAGAAACTTCAGAAGGGGTCGCACAAGAAGGGTTACCAATTGTTGAAGATCAGCTTGAATTAACCTTAATGGCTCCAAGTACCGGAACAGAATGGTCAGACATGCCAGCACTGCAAGAGTACGAAGGAATGACTAATATTGCACTTAAGTACAATAATCCACCGTTAAGTGATTTTGAGACGCGTTTTAACTTGTCATTTGCAAGTGGCGAACTTCCTGACTTCTACTTAGCTCCAACTGGTGCACTAACACCAGCAATGGAAGTTGATTACGGAACACAAGGGTTGTTACTTCCATTGAATGATTTAATTGATAATTACGCGCCAAACTTAAAACAGATTTTAGAAGAACGCCCAGATGCTCGTCAGTCAATTACTACGCCAGATGGGAATATCTATGCACTACCGACAATTTCAGAAGAATACTCTGCCGCTTGGGTAACCGGGCCAATTTGGTACAATGGAGAATGGCTAGACGCTTTAGATGCAGAAGTGCCAAAAACATTGGATGAGTTCTATGACTTATTAGTTCGCTTCCGTGATGATGATCCGAATGGTAATGGGGAACAAGATGAAATTCCTCTATCTGGAAGCGATGGGATGACTTACTTACGTCAATACCTAGTACCAAGTTTCGGTATTAAGAAATTTGATATGGAAGAAAAAGACGGAGAAGTTCGTTACGCACCTGCTAGTGAAGATGCACGTGAGTACTACAAGTTTATGAACAAATTGTACGAAGAGAAATTATTGGATCAAGAAGTCTTCTCTCAAAGTGGTGATCAGAAGAAAGCCAAAGGAGAGTCTGACCGTCTAGGAGTTTACCACGACTGGTTCTCTTACTTCACATCAGGTAAAGAGGAAGAAGAAGCAGTTACTGATCCAATGTTCCACCCACTAACAAGTGAATGGCAAGCTGAACCATTGGCACCGATTAAAACAGGTATTACTCGTTCAACAGCAGCTATTACAACAGCTAACGAACATCCAGAAGCAACTATGCGCTGGTTAGATGGATTATATGATCCAGAAATTGCTAACTTAATGAGTGTGGGACCAGAAGGACATGTCTGGGAATTAGATGACAATGGTAAACGTCAATACACCGAAGCAGCTAAGGGTGATGTTGAAGAAGTTCGTTCAAAAGTTGCGCCGAACTATGGACTTGAATTCCCTGGCTACCACCAAGATAAAGAAGACTATGACGGCCCAGACTTGACCATTGGAGACGAAGAGAACCCGTTCCTTACTTTCGTGAAGCAAGAAACAGCTGACAAGATCGATCCGTACGGTGAAGTACCGCTACCAGACTTGTACTTGTCACAAGAAGAGATTGACAAAACACAAGCTATTATTGGCGATTTAGAAACATTTATCGAACAAGAAGAAGCAAAATTCATTACGGGTCAAAAAGACATTAATGATGATGCTGTCTGGGAGCAATACTTGCAAGAAATTGAAAGTATGGGACTAGATACATTAGTTGAAGCATACCAAGCAGCTTACAATCGTTGGGTTGAAGCAGGAGAACAAATCAACTAA